A region from the Desulfitobacterium dehalogenans ATCC 51507 genome encodes:
- a CDS encoding GNAT family N-acetyltransferase: MDITTDRLKIRSFRETDIEDLFEIYSNKNTCRFLLHEPWTSSTKDEEFQKKLVTNQLTQDTAISLACELDNKVIGDISIWYTEMKETVEIGFAFNDVYSRKGCPINLEKRI; this comes from the coding sequence ATGGATATAACAACAGATAGACTTAAAATCAGATCCTTTAGAGAAACGGATATTGAAGATCTTTTTGAAATTTATAGCAATAAAAATACCTGTCGGTTTTTATTGCATGAACCATGGACTTCATCTACCAAAGACGAAGAATTTCAGAAGAAGTTGGTAACTAATCAGCTTACCCAAGACACAGCTATCAGTTTAGCTTGTGAGTTGGATAATAAGGTTATAGGTGATATTTCAATATGGTATACAGAAATGAAAGAAACCGTTGAAATTGGTTTTGCCTTTAATGATGTATATTCAAGAAAAGGTTGCCCCATTAATTTAGAAAAGAGAATTTAG
- a CDS encoding AAA family ATPase — protein MLERAIYLITGVMASGKSTVAELLASKMEKGVHLRGDVFRRMIVSGRAEMSAQPSDEAIRQLHLRYRLTADAGKTYYDNGFSVVLQDNYYGEEISRILDMLKDYPVQIIVLCPNVETVKKREKMRGKIGYTGFTVEALYADFMKETPKIGFWLDTSEQSPEQSVEDILLHFAE, from the coding sequence ATGTTGGAAAGAGCAATATATTTAATCACTGGCGTTATGGCGTCTGGAAAATCAACAGTTGCGGAACTGCTTGCCTCAAAAATGGAAAAAGGTGTGCATCTGCGCGGCGATGTGTTTCGCCGAATGATTGTATCAGGACGTGCCGAGATGTCCGCACAGCCGTCCGATGAGGCTATCCGGCAGTTGCATCTGCGCTATCGCTTGACCGCAGATGCTGGAAAAACCTATTATGACAACGGATTTTCCGTTGTTTTGCAGGACAACTACTACGGAGAAGAAATATCCCGCATATTGGATATGTTGAAGGACTATCCTGTTCAAATAATAGTACTCTGCCCGAATGTAGAGACTGTAAAAAAGCGTGAAAAAATGCGGGGAAAGATCGGTTATACTGGCTTTACGGTAGAGGCTTTGTATGCGGATTTCATGAAGGAGACTCCAAAAATCGGCTTTTGGCTGGATACCTCGGAACAGTCCCCCGAACAATCAGTCGAGGACATTTTGTTACACTTTGCGGAATAA